In one Parambassis ranga chromosome 6, fParRan2.1, whole genome shotgun sequence genomic region, the following are encoded:
- the LOC114437364 gene encoding reticulon-4 receptor, whose amino-acid sequence MLGLMPLLPLLLDAASAFRLCPGSCLCYDSSDLVDCKSRGLIRVPPSIPRGSWLLDLSGNKLTEVGSRSFVGLWSLKILLLSNNSISALQPQSLSSLQFLEKLDLSFNQLRQLPQDFSQSLSSLQELRLDHNLLQHLDSPSLQDSENLKKLDLSYNRIRAMDVKAFLSLSRLSLLNLEGNRLNALKDGLLSRQQSLEVLLLGHNNISVIEAEALAPLRSLTLLGLQGNQLEHIRFKTFLKLQTTSTHLQMSSNPWTCDCELQRVFAKIQYVRHLHVEDYKDIICHGPAHQAGGSLASLDSQLCVAETASVLVITITVMLAVIGALIKAERNSKNKQAASEAEAHDK is encoded by the exons ATGCTGGGCCTGATGCCTCTGCTGCCGCTCCTCCTGGACGCCGCCTCGGCCTTCAGGCTCTGCCCCGGCTCCTGTCTCTGCTACGACTCCTCTGACCTGGTGGACTGCAAGTCCCGCGGCCTCATCCGGGTCCCTCCCAGCATCCCCCGTGGCTCCTGGCTGCTGGACCTGAGTGGGAACAAGCTGACTGAAGTGGGCAGCCGATCCTTCGTGGGACTGTGGTCGCTGAAGatcctgctgctgtccaacaacaGCATCAGCGCCCTGCAGCCTCAG TCTTTGTCGTCGCTGCAGTTTCTGGAGAAGCTGGACCTGAGTTTTAACCAGCTGCGCCAGCTCCCGCAGGATTTCTCCCAGAGCCTGTCCTCCCTGCAGGAGCTCCGGCTGGACCACAACCTGCTGCAGCACCTGGACTCCCCCTCGCTGCAGGACTCTGAGAACCTGAAGAAGCTGGACCTCAGCTACAACCGCATCCGAGCGATGGACGTCAAAGCCTTCCTCAGCCTGTCCCGCCTCAGCCTCCTCAACCTGGAGGGAAACCGGCTGAACGCGCTCAAAGACGGGCTGCTGAGCCGACAGCAGAGcctggaggtgctgctgctgggccaCAACAACATCTCGGTGATCGAAGCCGAAGCCCTGGCTCCTCTGCGCAGCCTCACTCTGCTCGGTCTGCAGGGAAACCAGCTGGAGCACATCAGGTTCAAGACCTTCCTCAAGCTGCAGACCACCAGCACCCACCTCCAGATGTCCTCCAACCCCTGGACCTGCGACTGCGAGCTGCAGCGCGTCTTCGCCAAGATCCAGTACGTCCGGCATCTGCACGTGGAGGACTACAAGGACATCATCTGCCACGGCCCGGCTCACCAGGCCGGGGGCTCCCTGGCCTCGCTGGACAGCCAGCTGTGCGTGGCCGAGACGGCTTCGGTGCTGGTCATCACCATCACGGTGATGCTGGCTGTGATTGGAGCTCTGATCAAAGCTGAGCGCAACAGCAAGAACAAGCAAGCTGCGAGCGAGGCGGAGGCTCATGACAAATGA
- the gngt2b gene encoding guanine nucleotide-binding protein G(I)/G(S)/G(O) subunit gamma-T2b, producing the protein MARDMSDKEILKMELDQLKKEVSTPRTPVNANCADTIAFVEGLAPNDPLIKGVPDDKNPYKGDKGGCIVT; encoded by the exons ATGGCTCGGGACATGTCAGATAAGGAAATCCTGAAAATGGAGTTGGACCAGTTGAAGAAGGAAGTCAGCACACCGAGGACACCG GTCAATGCAAACTGTGCAGACACCATTGCTTTTGTGGAGGGACTGGCACCGAACGATCCGCTGATCAAAGGCGTCCCAGATGACAAGAACCCCTACAAGGGGGACAAGGGAGGCTGTATAGTCACATAG
- the g6pc3 gene encoding glucose-6-phosphatase 3: MEAVYVQGIWMAESLQLRTKSQERLWLIITHMGDPKAAFLLVFPFTYFLSRRAGVAVLWVAAVSEWLNLVFKWLLFGERPFWWIGESRLFVNKRPNVQQFPPTCETGPGTPSGHAMVTAAVWWVVVSSLGTFLYGRTRSLLLSAAPYLLYVAVLAAVGTSRIFILAHFPHQVVVGSIAGLFLGIVLSRRVPEGRPLLFFFSCSVGLLLSALMLHAGLLHLGIDLSWSIALAKKWCSRPEWVRLDTAPFSSLIRDCGALLGLGLAQYWKPGGWSLPWAPRALSLAISSMGLYHVNRLPLPVHPPGLFYFLFFIKFVLAPQIVMVLVPGLIHLLTHKKKKD, encoded by the exons ATGGAGGCTGTTTACGTTCAGGGCATCTGGATGGCGGAGAGCCTCCAGCTGCGGACGAAGAGTCAGGAGAGACTGTGGCTCATCATCACCCACATGGGGGACCCCAAGGCCGCCTTCCTGCTCGTCTTCCCCTTCACGTACTTCCTCAGCAGGCGCGCCGGGGTGGCGGTGCTGTGGGTCGCTGCCGTGTCGGAGTGGTTGAACCTGGTGTTCAAATG GCTGCTGTTCGGTGAGCGGCCTTTCTGGTGGATCGGTGAGTCCCGCCTGTTCGTCAACAAGCGGCCCAACGTGCAGCAGTTTCCCCCCACCTGTGAGACCGGCCCAG GCACCCCGTCGGGACACGCCATGGTGACGGCGGCGGTGTGGTGGGTGGTGGTGTCCTCTCTGGGGACCTTCCTGTACGGCCGGACTCGCAG cctgctgctgtccGCCGCTCCGTACCTGCTGTACGTGGCCGTGCTGGCTGCTGTTGGAACCTCCAGGATCTTCATCCTCGCCCACTTCCCCCACCAGGTGGTGGTCGGCTCCATCGCAG GCCTCTTCCTGGGGATCGTTCTGAGCCGCAGAGTGCCAGaagggcgccccctgctgttcttCTTCAGCTGCAGCGTGGGCCTGCTGCTCAGCGCTCTGATGCTGCACGCTGGGTTACTGCACCTGGGGATAGACCTGTcctg GTCCATTGCTCTGGCTAAGAAGTGGTGCAGCCGTCCTGAGTGGGTCCGCCTGGACACGGCTCCCTTCTCCTCCCTGATCCGGGACTGTGGCGCTCTGCTGGGTTTGGGGCTGGCACAGTACTGGAAGCCCGGAGGATGGTCCCTGCCCTGGGCTCCGCGGGCTTTGTCTCTGGCCATTTCCTCAATGGGACTGTACCACGTGAACCGCCTGCCGCTCCCCGTGCACCCACCGGGCCTCTTCTACTTCCTGTTCTTCATCAAATTCGTCCTCGCGCCTCAGATCGTCATGGTGCTGGTGCCGGGCCTCATACACCTGCTCAcgcacaagaagaagaaggactAG
- the lsm12b gene encoding protein LSM12 homolog A — protein MAAPGPGEYFSVGSHVSCLTCLGQRLQGEVVAFDYQSKMLTLKCASSSGKPNLNDVILINLAYVSDVDIINDRTETPPPLASLNVSKLANRARTEKEDKLSQAYAISAGVSVEGQQLFQTIHKTIKDCKWQEKNIIVMDDVVISPPYQVENCKGKEGSALSHVRKIVEKHFRDLESQKSMQRSQAQQTQKDSTLSS, from the exons ATGGCGGCTCCTGGACCGGGGGAGTATTTCAGCGTCGGGAGCCATGTCTCTTGCCTCACCTGTTTGGGCCAACGTCTGCAGGGAGAAGTGGTCGCGTTTGACTACCAGTCCAAGATGCTAACTCTGA AATGTGCTTCCTCCAGTGGTAAGCCAAACCTCAATGACGTCATCCTGATCAACTTAGCCTACGTTTCTGATGTGGACATAATAAATGACCGCACCGAGACTCCACCCCCACTAGCATCACTGAATGTTAGcaag CTTGCCAATCGAGCACGGACAGAAAAGGAGGACAAGCTGTCCCAAGCCTATGCAATCAGTGCTGGGGTTTCTGTGGAGGGCCAACAGCTATTCCAGACTATACACAAAAC CATCAAAGACTGTAAATGGCAGGAGAAGAACATCATCGTGATGGACGACGTCGTAATCTCACCGCCTTACCAGGTCGAGAACTGCAAAGGCAAAGAGGGAAGCGCTTTAAGTCATGTACGCAAAATA GTCGAGAAACATTTTAGAGACTTGGAAAGTCAGAAGTCCATGCAACGTTCACAAGCACAGCAAACACAGAAGGACTCCACTTTATCTTCTTGA
- the tmem101 gene encoding transmembrane protein 101, producing MSAAMAAPSRKQMLRFLSQLGAFILTRFGFWNCFSMLMLFAERADSKRKPDIHIPYLYVDMGAAVVCASFMSFGVKRRWFALAAAIQLAVSTYASYVGEQVHYGEWLKVRMYSRALAIIGGFLILASGAGEVYRQKPRSRSLQSTGQVFLGVYLICMVYSLQHSKEDRLAYVNHIAGGELTLMLLEVLFGVLALALLSGWYVRLAAQILATVLPLVILLIDGNMGYWHYGRKVEFWNQMKLIGHNVGIFGAVLILATDG from the exons ATGAGCGCAGCCATGGCAGCTCCCAGCAGGAAGCAGATGCTGAGGTTCCTCAGCCAGTTAGGGGCGTTTATTTTGACCCGGTTCGGATTCTGGAACTGCTTCAGTATGTTGATGCTGTTTGCTGAACGAGCAGACTcaaaaag GAAGCCAGACATCCACATCCCGTACCTGTACGTGGACATGGGGGCTGCGGTGGTCTGTGCCAGCTTCATGTCGTTTGGGGTGAAGAGGAGGTGGTTCGCTTTGGCAGCTGCCATCCAGCTGGCTGTCAGTACATACGCATCATATGTTGGAGAACAAGTGCATTATGGGGAATGGCTCAAG GTACGGATGTATTCCAGAGCGCTGGCCATCATCGGCGGCTTTCTCATCCTGGCCAGCGGGGCGGGGGAGGTGTACAGACAGAAGCCCCGCAGCAGGTCCCTGCAGTCCACCGGACAGGTTTTCCTGGGAGTCTATCTCATTTGCATG GTGTACTCCCTGCAGCACAGTAAAGAGGACAGGCTGGCCTATGTGAACCACATAGCTGGAGGAGAACTCACGCTGATGCTGCTGGAAGTGCTGTTCGGGGTTCTGGctctggccttgctctctgGCTGGTACGTCCGTCTCGCCGCTCAGATCCTCGCCACCGTCCTCCCTCTGGTCATCCTGCTCATCGACGGCAACATGGGCTACTGGCACTACGGTCGTAAGGTGGAGTTCTGGAACCAGATGAAGCTGATCGGCCACAACGTGGGCATCTTCGGCGCCGTGCTGATCCTGGCCACCGACGGCTGA